CAAAAATTAGAGACATAAAAGGAAATCTCTGGTTTGGTCAAGGTTTATTTGATCCTTTTTGGGGAACAATTAAACATGAAGCAAAACTATCAAATACTATTAATTCACAAAATGGCATCACTTCAAGCCGTTGGGTATCAGGATGTAGTATGATTATTAACTTGGCCAAGTTTGATCATTGCCCTAGTTTTAACACCAGATATTTTTTATACCATGAGGATGTAGATTTTTGTGAAAAATACTACAAAGAAAATTATCAGATAGCTGTTACAAACCATATTCTAGTCACTCATGTTGTATCGGCTATTATTGGCAAAGATAAAAAAAATATGTTTAAAAACTTTACTTTTAGTCGTCTTGTTTTTCTGGAGTTGTATGGTAGTAAATTAAGCTTTTTGATTTATATGTTTTATGTAGTATTGTTTAAAATTACTATTCTGATGATTTTTGATACTTCAAATGCAATAGGGAGATGGCAAGGAATAAAAAAATATTTCACCAATAGTCATCCATAACATAAAAAACTGCCGTACTTTGCCCATCAGCTTTTATAAGAAACCGTGAAAGTTTATCAAATTGCCGCTAATTGCCGTTAGAATGTTCCTGTATAAACTAAATGGTAAAATAGCCCATCAGCGCTTTTCCTACCCCGAAACTCGATAAAATCCTCAAAGAAAGAGATATTCAACGAGAACCAGAAAGACAAACCCTGCTGGCAAAAACCCAACAGTGACTTGATGAAAATGGGGTAAAATACGGAATTAATCGAGCTTATATCTTTGGGGGGAAGAGGGAATTTTATGGACAACCAAAAACTAATTCTGTTGCCAACCCTTTAGCCACTTTTTGCGGGTAATTGGCAGTAATGCCCAGAAAATAGCCTTATTTGGCTGAGAGAAAATCTTCAGGTCAGTATCTCTAGCATCAGTTACCACATTTATCTTCCCCCGACTCGGTTTTCTCAGCTATTGACAAGGGTTCCCCTAAAAGCCTACAAGTATTTTGGATAGGTATGGCCATTGAGGAACCGACCAAAATATGAAAATAACGACAAGATTACGGGAATGGGGCAAATTTTTCTTAAAAAGCGGTGCTAGTATCGCCCTAGCACTATTTTTAATCTTAAGTCTGTTCACGGTTAAGGGGACTGCCCCTGCTTTAGCTGTGCTTGCTCAGGGTGATGCGGTAACGGATCCCACTGCTATTCTACGCAATGCCTTACCCATAGATAATAAACCAATTCGTCAAGTGCAACAATCGATCGAAGATATTGCCAAACATCTGCGGGCCAAACGTTGGAGTCCGATTAAAAAAGATGTCAAGGATGCCAATTATGCCCTTTCTACCAAAAGCAACGCCATCTTAGATAGTGTTCCCGAAGCAAGTAAAAGCCAAGGGGAGGAATTAATCGAAAAACTCAAAACGGGAGTGACAGCCCTGGATACGGCCGTAGAAGCGAAGGATAAAGAGGCAGTTTGGTCAACCAGACGGGAATTGCTCAATAATATCACCGCTTTAGAAGAATTAATGGTGGTGGGTTTTCCCTTTAACGTTCCCCCAGAATACGCTAACTTGCCGCAATTGCGAGGACGCGCCACCGTAGAGATGCAGACCACCAAAGGAGATTTAACTATCGTTGTCGATGGTTACAGCGCCCCGATTAATGGGGGTAACTTTGTGGATTTAGTCCAACGGGGTTTTTATGACGGTTTACCCTTCATTCGCAGCGAAGATAATTTCGTTGTGCAAACTGGGGATCCCGTCGGTGCAGAAGAGGGCTTTCTTGACCCGAAAACTAAGCAATATCGCTCTATTCCCTTAGAAATTTTGATTAAAGGGGAAGAAGAACCAGTTTATGGCAATACTCTCGAAGAATTAGGGATTTACTTACCCAGTCTCGCCTTGCCTTTTAACGCTTTTGGTGCAGTGGCCCTGGCGCGTCCGGATACTAATCCTAATGGGGGTTCCTCGCAATTCTTTTTCTTTAAATTCGATAATGAATTAACTCCTCCGGGGTTTAATCTCATGGATGGTCGTTATTCGGTTTTTGGCTATTTAGTCCAGGGAAAAGAGGTGTTAGAAGAACTTACCGATAAGGATAAGATTATCACCGTTAAAGTGGTTTATGGCTTAAATAATCTCGTCCAACCTAGCTAGGGTGGGGGTTTTTAACTGGGTTTTGTCAAGGCCAAAAGATTAGTCAAGATAGGGGAAGCAGCTCAGATTCTGGGTACTTCCCCCGATACCCCAGAAAGTGGCAATTATCGGGGCAAATATTCCCCGCTAGTGAAGGAAAGGCAGCTAGTAAATGTTACTGTGTTAATGACCTTTTCAGTCCAGAGGAAGGTAAATCATCCACTATCGGTTATGCCAGAGTTAGCAGTCACGATCAAAAATTAGTTTATTCCCACCCCATGGGGCTGCCTGAAAGTCTAAATTTGCAGAAAAAGGTTTTTAACTTCCTAAAAATAGCCAGGTAAATTCTATTGTAAAACCTAGCGTATTCGTTAATAAAATCAAAGTTCTCGCCCCTGTTTTTGCTGATAATTCAGCCGAGCTTATTCGGGGATACTAGAGGATTTATTAATACAAATTTTCTATCAAAAGGGAGAATTATAAATTACTGTGATCGATAGTGCTTCTTCAGAAAAAGAGCAAGAAATTGTTCAAGAGTTTCAACAAAAATATCTCTATATTATTGATAAAAGAACTGATAAATTAGAACAGCAAAAGAATAATCAATCTTTACGAGAACAAAATCAAGTGTGTAAAAACTATCAAGTACAGCGTGGGGAAATTAGTGATTTAGAAGTTAATCATGATCTAGGTGTACCCTTAACTGAAGATGAGCGAGAAAACTTACAAGTAATTCAATCTATGTCCGAGCAGAGAAAACCTATTGTTGTGATTGATGGCGTTATTTTTCAAATTAACCAAGGAGGAATAGCGAGAGTTTGGTATTCAATTCTACAAGAATGGAGTAACTCAGAATTTGGTCAACATATTATTATTTTAGATAGAAATAAAACCGCACCGAGACTAAAAAACTTAAAATATTGGTTATTAGAAGCCTACGATTATAATCATAGCGGAGAGGATACTAGAAAAATTCAAGCAATCTGCGATCGGCTTCAGGCAGCTCTCTTTATTTCTACTTACTATACCACTCCCCTAAGCACTCCTTCGGCTCTAATGGTTCATGATATGATACCTGAAGTCCTAGAAGCGGATTTAAATCAACCAGAATGGCAGGAAAAGCGCTATGCAATTTTGTACGCTTCTAGGTATATTACTATATCAGCTAATACTGCTCGAGATTTAGTTGAGTTTTATCCCCACATTACCCAGGATAAAATTGATGTTGTTTATAATGGAGTCAGCCAAGAATTTTCTCGAAGTATAGCTCAAGAAATTGATGGTTTTAAGCAAAAATACCAGATTTTAAAACCCTATTTTCTCATCGTTGGTTCCCGGATTAGTCTCAAGGGTTATAAAAATGTCAAATTATTCTTTGAAGCTTGGAATAATTTGCCTAAAAATAATAATTTAGCTGTGGTTTGTGTCGGTGGTGATTTAGAGTTAGAGCCAGAATTATCGAAATTAGCCACAAATATTACCACCTATGTCTTAAAATTAGATGATCAGGATTTAAAAACCGCTTATTCGGGTGCAATTGCCTTAGTTTATCCTTCTCTTTATGAAGGATTTGGACTGCCAATTATTGAAGCAATGGCCTGTGGTTGTCCCGTGATTACTTGCTTTAACTCGGCGATTCCAGAGGTAGGAGGTGATGCAGTTTTATACATTGACAGCACCAGTATTGATGAGATGATACAAGCTATCAAAAAAATACAAATTCCTGAAATTCGTCAGCAACTAATAGACAAAGGATTAGAGAGATATCAACAATTTTCCTGGCGGCAAAATTCCGAAAAAATTTCTCAAATTATCCTCAGAACTATTACCGAAGTTAAAGAAAATCCTTCGGGTCAGGTTTGGGTAGAATTAAGAAAATTACAAGAAGAAAAACAAAATCAATCTCTCCAGCAGCTAATTACATCTAGGAGTCTTAAAGAAATGGAATATTCTCTGGAAAAGTTCAAGAATCAGAATACGCAATTATTAGAAAATATTGAAAGCCAGCAAGAGAAAATTAAAAGTTTATCTACAGCTAAGTCAGCTATTAAAAGACTGCTTAAGATTGTCATCAAAAAATCTAAACTTGCTTACTTTATAAAAAATAACTATTAGTTTATAGCGTTTTTCAGTCTGCTGAGGTACAAAAGTGATGGGTTTTAGGCAAAAGGCAAGAGGCAGAAGGCAAAAGGGAAGAAAAATAGGTGTACCTCACTAGCTTAGGAAACGCTATAGTAAGCTTAATTGGGAATAACTAAAATATCAATATATTCCCCAGTGTTTAAATTATCTTGATAAAATGTATCGAGAAAATCTAAACTTGTTTCAACAAATTTTCCCCCTCGCAATCTCCCTACTCTAGAGGCAAAAGTTTCGATAAAGCTTAAATAACTTTTCTTTCCAGCTAGTCGATTAATTCCGTAGGGCCAAAATTCCACATATAAAGGAACAGATATTTCTCGAAAAAATTCTTGTCCTCCTTGAAATATTAGTCCTTCACTACCCTGACAATCTATCCAAACAAAACCAATTTTTCGAGGATTTAAGATTCCTCGATTCTTTAACTCATCTAGAGTAATAAACTCGGCTAATTCTCGCCTATAGTTGTCTTCATTAAATAAATTATCTGTGACATTGACTGGTTGAATACGGAAGTCGCCACAATTATCAGGGTTACAAACTAATTCTCCTGTACCGGTAAAATTAGCTAATCCGTAGTTCAGTGCTTGTAATCGCTCAGTTAACTGGTTAATCTGAGTATTAAAAGTTAGAAATTGATAATTTAAACCCGAAGCTTCGATAGAGATAGCGGATTGGAAGTAATTACCTTTTAAAGCATAAATGGATGTGGAGCCAATATTAGCACCCAAATCAAGAAAACAAGACTTATCGGGGTGGAATAGACTATGATTTTCCAGAAATGTCATACAGGCTAAAAAATCATTTAGCTGAAATGGTTTTCCCTCTAAAGCTTCCTGAAGTTGGACTTTATCAAAAGTGGGATAGAGTAAATAACCGTCAATTTCATCACTTTTGATCATAATTCCATACAGGGATTTGGGCGGCTTTTTGAGACTAAAATTATTGACCTGTTTATACTCTGCTGATTCTCCGAAAATATGTAATATTTCTGGTAAAGTATGGGAGGTATTCAGCCAATATTCTAATTCTGAGTTATCGGGATTTCTTTTTAGTAAATACTTGTATAAGTTAGTAATAAATTTTCGTTGCTGCTCATTATTATTTTGGCTATTTTGTTGATTCTGCTGAAATTCAGAAGACTGTAAAAAAGACTGGATAACTTCCTGAAAAGACCGTCCTAATTTGATCTGTTCCAGATAATATCTTTTCCCTTCTATATCCGCAGCTCTCTGCAAAAAAGTTTCATAACAAAATTCGATAAAAGTTTCTGGTTGAATAAACATAATTAGTCATCAATTTTTATGAGTGAAAGACTTTTGGTGATTAAGTTAATAATCACTAGAAAGAAAATTTATCTGAGAAATAGCCAAGCTTAAGTTTCTATCATCATCGCTTAGTCCTAAATTTTTAGGTGATGTGGAACCCTCTATTTTTAGTTCAATAGTTATTAGAGATGAGTTTTCATTGAGTATATTTTTAGAGCAGTAAATAAACTTACGAAGATTATTTTGGAAACGATTATATTCAAAGTTCCAAATATCCACTAATTTTTCATTTACCCATACCTCCACCTTAAGTGTAGGGTTTTCTGACGAGAGAAAAACTGTCACTATTTGCCATTCTATAAGTAGGGGAACAGGACAGTCAAGCTGGATAGTAAAAAAAGCATAATCACCTTTTAACCAAGTAAAATTTTCTTCGGGTAAGTAAAACCCTTGTCGGAATAATTGAGGATGAAGGAAATTAGCTAAATAACCGGCAAAACTTACCCGCTCATTCAACTGGGCAACTATTTGATAACTTCCCTCTATTATATCGGCAAATTTGCCTGTTAGTAAAATTTCTTGCGAACTTAAATATTCTCTTTGCAAAGGATCGGGAGGATGACCTTTTCCCAAATTTCTATAGGGTAAGCAGCCATAATAATTAGGAGGCACATAAATTAACTCTGGGATATTTGTGTTTAAGAAATTGAGATTTTTTTCGCTTAAAACATCATTTCTAACCATAAATAAATTAATCCCTTGACTCAGAAGTGTTGAACGTTGAGAAAAGTCAGAAAAAAAATGCTATTATAGATAGAATCTAGACAACTTATTCCCCTCACAATAGGGAGTTTGCCCTGATGACGAATTTTTCAAAACTCATAAAAGAGCTTCTCAAACCACTGCCTAAAAATGACTACCCCGCTTTAGATACTTTTACATTTTTGTCCTGTTGGATTGGTTTTGCTTTAGATAAAAGCATCGTCAGTATGAGGGACTTATGCAGTAGAATGGTACTTCAAGGAATTAATGTAAATTTATCCACATTTTCTAAGGCAAGCAAAATTAGAGAAACAAGTCCATTTGAGAAAGTCATTGTCGAATTAAATAAGCGTTTAGTTGCCAAAAAAGGAATAGAGAATGCGCGAGCTTTATTTCCTATTGACTCAACAATAATTAGCTTAACCAGTAAATTACTATGGTCCCAGGGATGGCATCAAGTAAAACTATTCTCTGGTCTTAATAGTATCACAACAGAGGTGGTCGGAATACTCATCCATTTTGGTCAAGGTCATGACTCAAAAGAAGGAGGAAAAACGATAGAAGCAATTCCTGTAAATGGAGTTGGAGCAATGGATAGAGGATTTGCGTCTAATCAAAGAATCACCGAATTATTAGAGAGTAGTGACAAGCATTTTGTCTTGAGAGTGAAAAATAATATTAGCCTAGAGATGCTCGAAAATGGCAAGTGTAAACTCGGAAAAGATAAAAGACAAATAGAAGTAAGAGTAGTCGCTTTTTGCGACCTAGAAAGTCAAACAGAATTTCGGCTGGCGACAGATTTACCTCTAGAAGGAGAAGGAGCAGTTAGTAATGAAGAAGTTGCCGAAATTTACATCCAAAGATGGCAAATAGAACTGCTGTGGAAATTTTTAAAAATGCATCTAAAGTTGGATAATCTAATCACTAAAAACGAGAACGGAATCCGCCTACAGATCTATAGTTGCATTATCGCTTATCTGATTCTACAGCTAATAGATATTGAAGAAGGATTTGGGAAAAGCTTATTAGACAAACTGCGCTATTTACAGAGTTTCATGTGTCAACATATTAGCTATGTACACTGGTTCCGGAGGATTGTCTATTCAATTTAAAATTTGATGTTATAGGGGTATTATGCTTGTCAATGTAAAGTTTTATTACAGGATTCAACGTTTCTGCCCTTGACTATCGGCATAAATAAGGGAATAACCTTTCTTATCTGCTAAATTTTTCCAAGCTAAAATACTAGCTCCAAAATAATTTGTTCCATCCCAACAACGCTGAGTAGAGTAGGGGACAACCTTATCTTCTTTGGGTGAGTGGGAAGAATTGTATTCCACTACTACCACTCGCGGTTGATAGATTTTTTCTAAACTAAACCAGAGATAAAAATCATTACCGTCCACATCAATAGAAAGCAAATCGAACTCGTGGGGAACCTGATACTTGATAAAAATTTGATTGATATTTTCGGCAGTAATTAACTCTTGATAGAGATGAAGTTCTGGGTTACTATAATCCCTATCTAACTGGATACCATGACAGTCATAAATTTCTCGCAGATAACGCGTATTACATTCTCTGCCATCTTCTACCCCAATTTCTACATAAAAGCAATTCGTAAAACCAATGAGAGCGAAAATCTGCTCAATCACACCATCTTCTCCATTTTGGGAGAAAACTTTTTTCTCGAAAAATTGTAAGTTAATGACTGTCATGGCTAAAAATATCCAGTTTCTAGTAAAACGTAGGGTGCGTTAGACGGCAAAAATTACTGCTTTGACTTGAAAGTAACAATCCGTCGTAACGCACCACTAAGTAGTAAAACGTAACAGCCAAAATTACTGCTTTGACTTGAAAGTAAAAATCCGTCGTAACGCACCACCTATCATCAACTAAGTAGCTGGTTGCAATGAGATTACTTACTTAGTATTTACTCAATACCTAGTTTTTGCAATGTTAGTAAACGTTCTTGACTAAACTCCTCGTACACTGTTTTCAGATGAGTGATATTCTCCTCCTCTGTTTCCAAAGTTTTCCCATCTTTAACCACTTTTTTGCCTTGACTTGCCAAAATTTGCCAAACAAATTGTACTGCATTTTGGTTAGAGGATTTAGCCAAGAGGAATAATTGTTCTAAACGATTGACCACTACTCCAGTCCCAATCAAAGGAGAAGCTAAAAAGCTTAATTCCTCATTATAGATTGCTTTGGTTTTCACTGCATTATTAAAAGCATTAGTAGATGGTTTCCGTTCTTGGCAAGTTTGCTCATCCACAGCAGGATGAATATAGCCAATACCAGTTAAAATCATGAGAGCTTGGTAAAGACCATTTAAGTTAATATTTGAGGTTTTGGGGTGATTTTGTAGTTGAAGTAAAGTTTGGGGAGATTCCGCCAAAACCTGACAAATTGGCTGATAAACTGCCTCCTGTAACTTGACTTCTCCCAGGGGAAACTGCTGCTCGAACTTGATATTTGCGGGATTAACAATCAGGGCAAACCGGGTTTCTTGTAGTTGTTTAAGCTGTTCTTGGGGAGTTAAACCTAAAGAGCCTCGAATAAAAATATCACGACGGAATTGGCTATTAACAAAGAAATCTCGCACCACTTCCCGATAGATTGGGTCGCTGATTTTGGCTAATTTCTCTTGAGCTGCTGGGGAGAGATTGACCGCATCAATATGGTCATTAATATGGGCAGAACCCACATATTTAAGTTTCGCATCCTCTAATTCTTTCGCTACTTCATCGAAGTAAAAAGAATTCCATTCCTGATTGAAATACTCGTGAGCTAAATAATAACGATTTTGTTCCTTCAGGCGCTCGTAACGATTTTTTAAAATTGGGTTTTGGACAAAATAACTAGCATTAGCTTCTAATAATTCTCCTGTAAAATTAAGTGCCTGTTCAATGCGGGTTAAAATTGACTCGGAACTGTGTTGACCATGACGCAACATCAAAGCTTGCATCGGCATCGCCGCCGACCACCCCGGAAGGGCATTATAGGAGATATAAACTAATCCCCCCACCTTGAGATTGCGGCGCATAAAATTAACTATTGCTTGGCGATTTTTGGCACTAATCCAGCTATAAATTCCGTGCAAGCTGATGAAGTCAAATTGAGGTAAATCTCTCTCTAAAAATTCCTCAAAACTATCATCAAAGAAAAGAATATTCTTCATTCCCGCCTTGGCCGCTAAATCTCTAGCTGTGGCGATATGGCTAGGATTAAAATCATTGGCATAAAATTGGGCGTGGGGATAGGTAGCCGCTAAAATATTCGTGGTAAAACCCTGACCACAGGCCAATTCACAATAGGTAAATTCTTGGCTAGAATCGGGGGGTTGAATCGATTTAATCAGAGTCGCTAAACCTAATTTTAGGGGACTTAACTCGCCGTAAAAGCCGCTAGTGTAGTTAACTTCCAATACATATCCTTCTGTCCAACTCATAGATTTTCCTCAAATATAATGACAAGTCATAAAATTAAGACTTGATTATACAGGAAAAGAGCCAGATAAGCTGCCCGCGCCTTTAAATTGCTTGTTGAGGTGAGGCAAAAGGCAAGAGGCAAGAG
This Microcystis wesenbergii NRERC-220 DNA region includes the following protein-coding sequences:
- a CDS encoding IS4 family transposase, with amino-acid sequence MMTNFSKLIKELLKPLPKNDYPALDTFTFLSCWIGFALDKSIVSMRDLCSRMVLQGINVNLSTFSKASKIRETSPFEKVIVELNKRLVAKKGIENARALFPIDSTIISLTSKLLWSQGWHQVKLFSGLNSITTEVVGILIHFGQGHDSKEGGKTIEAIPVNGVGAMDRGFASNQRITELLESSDKHFVLRVKNNISLEMLENGKCKLGKDKRQIEVRVVAFCDLESQTEFRLATDLPLEGEGAVSNEEVAEIYIQRWQIELLWKFLKMHLKLDNLITKNENGIRLQIYSCIIAYLILQLIDIEEGFGKSLLDKLRYLQSFMCQHISYVHWFRRIVYSI
- a CDS encoding glycosyltransferase; this translates as MIHFLTVNYYSKELIKKLVLSINNSLKSAYQITIVNNSPQEELSNDDFFPSEMIYIIQSPQNLGFGAGCNLGIKYIYSVNNKALIWLINPDTTIDKEADIYLKKCFDTEPNLAILGTKIRDIKGNLWFGQGLFDPFWGTIKHEAKLSNTINSQNGITSSRWVSGCSMIINLAKFDHCPSFNTRYFLYHEDVDFCEKYYKENYQIAVTNHILVTHVVSAIIGKDKKNMFKNFTFSRLVFLELYGSKLSFLIYMFYVVLFKITILMIFDTSNAIGRWQGIKKYFTNSHP
- a CDS encoding FkbM family methyltransferase is translated as MFIQPETFIEFCYETFLQRAADIEGKRYYLEQIKLGRSFQEVIQSFLQSSEFQQNQQNSQNNNEQQRKFITNLYKYLLKRNPDNSELEYWLNTSHTLPEILHIFGESAEYKQVNNFSLKKPPKSLYGIMIKSDEIDGYLLYPTFDKVQLQEALEGKPFQLNDFLACMTFLENHSLFHPDKSCFLDLGANIGSTSIYALKGNYFQSAISIEASGLNYQFLTFNTQINQLTERLQALNYGLANFTGTGELVCNPDNCGDFRIQPVNVTDNLFNEDNYRRELAEFITLDELKNRGILNPRKIGFVWIDCQGSEGLIFQGGQEFFREISVPLYVEFWPYGINRLAGKKSYLSFIETFASRVGRLRGGKFVETSLDFLDTFYQDNLNTGEYIDILVIPN
- a CDS encoding class I SAM-dependent methyltransferase, which gives rise to MSWTEGYVLEVNYTSGFYGELSPLKLGLATLIKSIQPPDSSQEFTYCELACGQGFTTNILAATYPHAQFYANDFNPSHIATARDLAAKAGMKNILFFDDSFEEFLERDLPQFDFISLHGIYSWISAKNRQAIVNFMRRNLKVGGLVYISYNALPGWSAAMPMQALMLRHGQHSSESILTRIEQALNFTGELLEANASYFVQNPILKNRYERLKEQNRYYLAHEYFNQEWNSFYFDEVAKELEDAKLKYVGSAHINDHIDAVNLSPAAQEKLAKISDPIYREVVRDFFVNSQFRRDIFIRGSLGLTPQEQLKQLQETRFALIVNPANIKFEQQFPLGEVKLQEAVYQPICQVLAESPQTLLQLQNHPKTSNINLNGLYQALMILTGIGYIHPAVDEQTCQERKPSTNAFNNAVKTKAIYNEELSFLASPLIGTGVVVNRLEQLFLLAKSSNQNAVQFVWQILASQGKKVVKDGKTLETEEENITHLKTVYEEFSQERLLTLQKLGIE
- a CDS encoding glycosyltransferase family 4 protein — encoded protein: MIDSASSEKEQEIVQEFQQKYLYIIDKRTDKLEQQKNNQSLREQNQVCKNYQVQRGEISDLEVNHDLGVPLTEDERENLQVIQSMSEQRKPIVVIDGVIFQINQGGIARVWYSILQEWSNSEFGQHIIILDRNKTAPRLKNLKYWLLEAYDYNHSGEDTRKIQAICDRLQAALFISTYYTTPLSTPSALMVHDMIPEVLEADLNQPEWQEKRYAILYASRYITISANTARDLVEFYPHITQDKIDVVYNGVSQEFSRSIAQEIDGFKQKYQILKPYFLIVGSRISLKGYKNVKLFFEAWNNLPKNNNLAVVCVGGDLELEPELSKLATNITTYVLKLDDQDLKTAYSGAIALVYPSLYEGFGLPIIEAMACGCPVITCFNSAIPEVGGDAVLYIDSTSIDEMIQAIKKIQIPEIRQQLIDKGLERYQQFSWRQNSEKISQIILRTITEVKENPSGQVWVELRKLQEEKQNQSLQQLITSRSLKEMEYSLEKFKNQNTQLLENIESQQEKIKSLSTAKSAIKRLLKIVIKKSKLAYFIKNNY
- a CDS encoding peptidylprolyl isomerase, whose product is MKITTRLREWGKFFLKSGASIALALFLILSLFTVKGTAPALAVLAQGDAVTDPTAILRNALPIDNKPIRQVQQSIEDIAKHLRAKRWSPIKKDVKDANYALSTKSNAILDSVPEASKSQGEELIEKLKTGVTALDTAVEAKDKEAVWSTRRELLNNITALEELMVVGFPFNVPPEYANLPQLRGRATVEMQTTKGDLTIVVDGYSAPINGGNFVDLVQRGFYDGLPFIRSEDNFVVQTGDPVGAEEGFLDPKTKQYRSIPLEILIKGEEEPVYGNTLEELGIYLPSLALPFNAFGAVALARPDTNPNGGSSQFFFFKFDNELTPPGFNLMDGRYSVFGYLVQGKEVLEELTDKDKIITVKVVYGLNNLVQPS